In Cryptococcus depauperatus CBS 7841 chromosome 4, complete sequence, a single window of DNA contains:
- a CDS encoding transcription and mRNA export factor SUS1, whose protein sequence is MSQSNNIPDEATINAIRQRLLETGDWDRIRKLLQAHLEESGWVDDLKDLAKEKARSQETPNLQALVSEICKTAAGMVNENVKNDVMLEIEGVLDREVDQA, encoded by the exons atgtCCCAATCAAACAACATTCCTGATGAAGCTACCATCAACGCCATCCGACAACGGTTGCTGGAGACAGGCGATTGGGATCG AATACGAAAGCTCTTGCAAGCTCATTTAGAAGAGAGCGGATGGGTAGATGACCTCAAGGATCTTGCCAAAG AGAAAGCACGCAGTCAAGAGACGCCAAACTTGCAGGCACTCGTCTCTGAGATTTGCAAAACCGCTGCTG GGATGGTCaatgaaaatgtcaaaaacGATGTCATGCTAGAGATTGAAGGCGTACTCGACCGAGAAGTAGATCAGGCTTAA
- a CDS encoding ribose-5-phosphate isomerase gives MPSPVAELLKAKMASEPKTPIGVVADTFVSPAQPVTDKKQLPTSIPLPVLPAMEAAKRLAAYAAVDRHVGLEHKVSASVVLMLTGDRIMAQGYEANKDRVFLPTGFQSKELIVKAGLTLGDVDQYARIDVTIDGADEVDNGLNSIKGGGACQLREKILAEAADTWIIVADFRKNSHVLGTSWTRGIPIEVVPFAYAKVLTNLAYMGSPSVLANGQPGLLLRMGKMKAGPVVSDNGNFIIDAPFSEEMMRKPQDLLHRIKMLTGVVEVGLFCGMAKAAYFGNEDGSVTIRAQDGSVTRLQSVPNSPNLVPVVEV, from the exons ATGCCTTCGCCCGTGGCAGAACTTCTCAAGGCGAAGATGGCGAGCGAGCCAAAGACTCCGATAGGTGTTGTGGCAGATACG TTTGTCTCACCGGCGCAGCCGGTGACGGATAAGAAGCAACTGCCAACGTCTATTCCTCTGCCAGTGTTGCCAGCGATGGAGGCGGCAAAGAGATTGGCGGCGTATGCGGCGGTGGACCGGCATGTCGGCTTGGAGCACAAGGTGAGCGCAAGCGTCGTTCTCATGTTGACGGGTGACAG GATCATGGCGCAAGGGTACGAGGCCAACAAGGATCGTGTGTTCCTCCCGACAGGTTTCCAGTCCAAGGAACTTATAGTCAAGGCTGGCCTGACACTTGGGGATGTTGACCAGTACGCCCGGATTGATGTGACGATTGACGGCGCGGATGAGGTTGATAACGGGCTCAACTCGATCAAGGGAGGAGGGGCGTGTCAGCTTCGAGAAAAAATTTTGGCAGAGGCTGCCGATACTTGGATCATTGTTGCCGATTTTCGAAAAAACTCTCACGTGCTGGGAACATCT TGGACGAGAGGCATCCCGATTGAGGTTGTGCCGTTTGCTTATGCCAAGGTGCTTACCAACCTCGCCTACATGGGTTCTCCCAGTGTTCTTGCCAACGGCCAACCGGGTCTTTTGTTGAGGATGGGCAAGATGAAAGCTGGGCCTGTTGTCAGTGATAATGGAAACTTTATCATTGATGCTCCTTTTTCAGAAGAAATGATGCGGAAACCTCAAGAC CTGCTACATAGGATAAAGATGTTGACGGGTGTTGTCGAGGTAGGGCTTTTCTGCGGGATGGCCAAGGCTGCTTACTTTGGCAATGAG GATGGATCGGTCACGATCCGCGCTCAAGACGGTTCTGTTACTCGTCTACAATCAGTTCCCAATTCTCCAAACCTGGTGCCAGTTGTCGAGGTCTAG
- a CDS encoding adenine phosphoribosyltransferase, translated as MSDIARLKSLLGVHPDFPKQGITFLDIFPLLRDPVAFESLVTHILHHIFTTHEVKPDVIVGLDARGFLLGPVIAMRLGVGFVPVRKGGKLPGSVEIVKYEKEYGVDEFEMQSGAVQPGQKCIVIDDLIATGGSAAAAGQLIKKSGGATLEYLFIVGLPFLKGHEKLDAPVYSMIEAED; from the exons ATGTCTGACATTGCTCGTTTAAAATCCCTCCTTGGTGTACATCCAGATTTTCCAAAACAA GGCATCACCTTTCTCGAcatctttcctcttctccgTGATCCTGTGGCATTTGAAAGCCTTGTTACTCACATTTTACATCATATCTTTACTACCCATGAGGTTAAGCCAGATGTCATAGTCGGTCTTGACGCCCGTGGTTTCCTTCTCGGGCCTGTCATCGCTATGCGACTCGGCGTCGGTTTTGTCCCTGTCAGGAAAGGCGGTAAACTCCCTGGATCTGTTGAGATAGTCAAGTATGAGAAAGAATATGGCGTCGACGAATTTGAGATGCAGTCTGGGGCTGTTCAACCTGGACAGAAATGTATTGTTATCGA TGACTTGATTGCTACAGGTGGTTCCGCTGCTGCCGCGGGCCAGCTCATCAAAAAGTCTGGTGGAGCGACACTTGAATACCTCTTCATTGTGGGGTTACCTTTCCTCAAGGGCCACGAAAAACTTGACGCTCCCGTTTACTCGATGATTGAGGCTGAGGATTAG